In a genomic window of Rhododendron vialii isolate Sample 1 chromosome 12a, ASM3025357v1:
- the LOC131309376 gene encoding E3 ubiquitin-protein ligase MPSR1-like, whose amino-acid sequence MGRTVVPVQVEVTMLRVHARDEREWVVRGLMESVLEGERRGDAAANVEAVRGLKRKRVVEDGGESCRVWLEEFVKGEKVTCMPCRHVFHEGCIKTWLGTCHVCPIC is encoded by the coding sequence ATGGGCCGGACTGTGGTACCGGTCCAGGTGGAGGTGACGATGCTGCGTGTGCACGCGCGCGATGAGAGAGAGTGGGTGGTGAGGGGGTTGATGGAGTCAGTgttggagggagagaggaggggggaCGCGGCGGCGAATGTGGAGGCGGTGAGGGGCTTGAAGAGGAAGAGGGTGGTGGAGGATGGAGGGGAGAGTTGTAGGGTTTGGTTGGAAGAGTTTGTTAAGGGGGAGAAGGTCACGTGCATGCCGTGTAGGCACGTGTTTCATGAGGGGTGTATCAAGACTTGGTTGGGGACTTGCCATGTTTGCCCTATTTGTTGA
- the LOC131310414 gene encoding E3 ubiquitin-protein ligase SDIR1-like, producing MEFNHHRTSTTYEVRQPPLLNHKPTASPPPCPVHIHIDFLHQITHRFYNRPYHDDHDNLHRRPQLIATCRPPPTKTSICIPAHGFKSYPTTSHQIVSRVLANLRIQPSFQDRVADEVVTRARRFIDSVPNMGRRVIPVRVDVRTVHVHARDEREWVVRGLMESVLEGERRGDGGMVAANAEAVRGLKRKRVVEDRGESCRVCLEEFVKGEKVTCMPCRHVFHEGCIKTWLRTSHVCPICRFKMPTAD from the coding sequence atGGAATTCAACCACCACCGCACAAGCACCACCTACGAAGTCCGGCAACCACCCCTACTCAACCACAAGCCCACCGCATCCCCACCACCCTGCCCTGTCCACATCCACATCGACTTCCTCCACCAAATCACCCACCGCTTCTACAACCGGCCCTACCACGACGACCACGACAACCTCCACCGCCGTCCCCAACTCATCGCCACCTGCCGCCCCCCACCTACCAAAACCTCAATCTGCATCCCCGCCCACGGCTTCAAGTCCTACCCCACGACGTCGCACCAAATAGTCTCCCGAGTCCTAGCAAATTTACGCATCCAACCCTCGTTCCAAGACCGCGTGGCGGACGAGGTTGTCACCAGGGCGCGGAGGTTTATTGACTCGGTGCCGAACATGGGTCGgagggtgataccggtccgggtGGATGTGAGGACGGTGCATGTGCACGCGCGCGATGAAAGAGAGTGGGTGGTGAGGGGGTTGATGGAGTCGGTgttggagggagagaggaggggggaCGGGGGGATGGTGGCGGCGAATGCGGAGGCGGTGAGGGGGTTGAAGAGGAAGAGGGTGGTGGAGGATAGAGGGGAGAGTtgtagggtttgtttggaagagTTTGTTAAGGGGGAGAAGGTCACGTGCATGCCGTGTAGGCACGTGTTTCACGAGGGGTGTATCAAGACTTGGTTGAGGACTAGCCATGTTTGCCCTATTTGTCGATTCAAGATGCCGACAGCTGATtag